Within Flavobacterium pisciphilum, the genomic segment CTGCTGCAGAAAACTCTAATTTGATTACTATAAAATCACCAATTATTGGAACTTTTTATAGAAAACCTTCACCAGACAAACCTGCATTTGCAGAGGTAGGTTCAACAATTGCAAAAGGAGATGTTCTTTGTGTTATTGAAGCAATGAAATTATTCAATGAAATTGAATCTGAAGTTTCTGGTAAAATTGTTAAGATTTTAGTAGATGATATGTCTCCAGTTGAGTTTGATCAACCATTGTTTTTAGTAGATCCATCATAAAAATTAGATTTTAGATTTTAGATTTTAGAAATTTTCTATAATCTATTAATCAAACTATCTAATTATCTAATTATCTAATTTTAAAAAGATGTTTAAAAAAATATTAATTGCGAATAGAGGGGAAATTGCACTTCGTGTAATTCGTACATGTAAGGAAATGGGGATTAAGACTGTAGCAGTTTACTCTACAGCTGATGCTGAAAGCTTACATGTTAAATTTGCAGATGAAGCGGTTTGTATAGGTCCTCCTCCGAGTAACTTATCGTATTTGAAAATGTCAAATATTATTGCTGCTGCAGAAATTACAAACGCAGATGCAATACATCCGGGATACGGATTTCTTTCAGAGAATTCAAAATTTTCTAAAATCTGTCAGGAACATGGAATCAAATTTATTGGTGCTGCTCCTGAGATGATTGACAGAATGGGTGATAAAGCTTCTGCGAAAGCAACAATGAAAGAAGCAGGAGTTCCTTGTGTACCAGGTTCAGAAGGATTATTAGAATCATTTGAACAAACACAAAAATTAGCCGAAGAATTTGGTTATCCAGTAATGCTTAAAGCTACTGCTGGTGGTGGTGGAAAAGGAATGAGAGCTGTTTGGAAAGCTGAAGATCTTCAAAAAGCTTGGGATAGTGCACGTCAGGAATCATTAGCTGCTTTTGGTAATGACGGAATGTATCTTGAAAAATTAATTGAAGAGCCTCGTCATATCGAAATTCAGATTGTTGGTGATTCTTACGGAAAAGCATGTCATCTTTCAGAAAGAGATTGTTCTGTACAACGTCGTCATCAAAAATTAACTGAGGAAACTCCTTCTCCTTTCATGACAGATGAATTACGTACTAAAATGGGTGAAGCTGCTGTAAAAGCTGCTGAATTTATTAAGTATGAAGGTGCAGGAACAGTAGAATTTTTGGTTGATAAACACAGAAATTTCTATTTCATGGAAATGAATACACGTATTCAAGTAGAGCACCCTATTACAGAGCAAGTTATTGATTATGACTTGATTCGTGAGCAAATTATGGTTGCTGCTGGAATTCCAATTTCTGGGAAAAATTATTTACCAGAACTACATGCTATAGAATGTCGTATTAATGCAGAAGATCCATATAATGATTTTCGTCCTTCACCAGGAAAAATTACTACGCTTCATATGCCAGGAGGTCACGGTGTACGTTTAGATACCCATGTGTATTCTGGTTATAGTATTCCACCAAATTATGATTCGATGATTGCTAAATTAATTACTACTGCACAATCTCGTGAAGAAGCAATTAGCAAGATGAGAAGAGCTTTGGATGAATTTGTAATCGAAGGTGTGAAAACAACGATTCCTTTTCACAGACAATTAATGGATGATCCACGTTATATTGCAGGAGATTATACGACTGCTTTTATGGATACATTTAAAATGAAAGATCTGGAATAGATTATTACATATAAACAAAAAAAAGCCTCACAGTAATGTGAGGCTTTTTTTTGTTTATGATTTTAGCAATCAACTTATGTGTATTTTTTATACACTTTTTATCCACTTTACACACTTTGTAACTGGCTATTGTTTATTTTTAAAAACACAAAATACTGATAATCAACAAGTTGATTTGTTTTGTTTTTTTCTGATTTTTGCGGCATAATAATTTCTTTATCTGAAGTGTAAAAACAATACAAATAATTTAAAATCTATTATTATGAAAAAGTTAATATTATCAGCCGCTATCGTATTAGGAAGTTTATCTTCATTTGCAACAACTTTACCAACTTCAGTTATAGATGTTAAAACTATATCGGTTCAAGAAGAATATACTGAAATTAAAATTGAAGAATTGCCAGCAGCAATCCCAGAAGCTTTGAAAAAAGCATACCCAGATGCAGTGATTAATAAAGCATATGTAAATGCAAACAAAGAGTACAAATTAGATGTTACTGTAGGGGACAAAGTAGGTAACCTTTTTGCAGATGCAACAGGAAATTGGATTAAAAAATAATTCAATTTAGAAAATCAAAATAAATTAAAAACATATAAAATTATATCATTATGAAAAAGTTAATCTTATCAGCAG encodes:
- the accB gene encoding acetyl-CoA carboxylase biotin carboxyl carrier protein gives rise to the protein MDLKEIQNLIKFVANSGVAEVKLEMDDVKITIRTTLEGNVTETTYVQQLPTQATLPQAVVPQQVVPVVTTTEAPAAAENSNLITIKSPIIGTFYRKPSPDKPAFAEVGSTIAKGDVLCVIEAMKLFNEIESEVSGKIVKILVDDMSPVEFDQPLFLVDPS
- the accC gene encoding acetyl-CoA carboxylase biotin carboxylase subunit, which gives rise to MFKKILIANRGEIALRVIRTCKEMGIKTVAVYSTADAESLHVKFADEAVCIGPPPSNLSYLKMSNIIAAAEITNADAIHPGYGFLSENSKFSKICQEHGIKFIGAAPEMIDRMGDKASAKATMKEAGVPCVPGSEGLLESFEQTQKLAEEFGYPVMLKATAGGGGKGMRAVWKAEDLQKAWDSARQESLAAFGNDGMYLEKLIEEPRHIEIQIVGDSYGKACHLSERDCSVQRRHQKLTEETPSPFMTDELRTKMGEAAVKAAEFIKYEGAGTVEFLVDKHRNFYFMEMNTRIQVEHPITEQVIDYDLIREQIMVAAGIPISGKNYLPELHAIECRINAEDPYNDFRPSPGKITTLHMPGGHGVRLDTHVYSGYSIPPNYDSMIAKLITTAQSREEAISKMRRALDEFVIEGVKTTIPFHRQLMDDPRYIAGDYTTAFMDTFKMKDLE